The Cucurbita pepo subsp. pepo cultivar mu-cu-16 unplaced genomic scaffold, ASM280686v2 Cp4.1_scaffold003823, whole genome shotgun sequence genomic interval ATTACTTCCTTGACGACTACAATACAAAGAATGGAGGTCAACGTATAGCAACAGTGCTTATGTACCTGTAAGTAGTAATCCATATTTTCCATGCTTTGGACTCTAAACAAGTGCTTCATTTTGCATGGTTCGCccattattttatatgaattctaTCGTAATTCAGCTCAGACGTCGAAGAAGGAGGCGAGACAGTGTTCCCTGCTGCCAAAGGAAACTTTAGTTCTGTACCTTGGTGGAATGAGCTTTCTGATTGTGGGAAGAAAGGACTTTCCGTTAAACCGAAGAGGGGCGATGCATTGCTTTTCTG includes:
- the LOC111786983 gene encoding probable prolyl 4-hydroxylase 10; the encoded protein is AYIIYAEHGEGLQVLHYEVGQKYEPHFDYFLDDYNTKNGGQRIATVLMYLSDVEEGGETVFPAAKGNFSSVPWWNELSDCGKKGLSVKPKRGDALLFWSMKPDASLDPSSLHGGCPVIKGNK